The following proteins are co-located in the Camarhynchus parvulus chromosome 17, STF_HiC, whole genome shotgun sequence genome:
- the STRBP gene encoding spermatid perinuclear RNA-binding protein isoform X1 codes for MRSIRSFANDDRHVMVKHSTIYPSPEELEAVQNMVSTVECALKHVSDWMDEKNKSAKSEGDVEAKEEAAEGTAKDQGGRTLCGVMRIGLVAKGLLIKDDMDLELVLMCKEKPTKTLLCIVKDNLPAQIQKLTEEKYLVEEHVNEAAIVIHNTKEPKLTLKVILTSPLIRDEAEKKEGVDNVAMKDPPDLLDRQKCLEALASLRHAKWFQARANGLKSCVIVLRILRDLCNRVPTWAPLKGWPLELICEKSIGTCNRPLGAGEALRRVMECLASGILLPGGPGLHDPCEREPTDALSYMTVQQKEAITHSAQHALRLSAFGQIYKVLEMDPLPSNKSFQKYSWSVTDKEGTGSSALKRPFEDSVGDDKDPNKKMKRNLRKILDSKAIDLMNALMRLNQIRPGLQYKLLSQSGPVHAPVFTMSVDVDGTTYEASGPSKKTAKLHVAVKVLQAMGYPTGFDADVECVSSDEKSDTEGKNETTSSISSNNNTGNSTADTSATLEVRTQGPILTASGKNPVMELNEKRRGLKYELISETGGSHDKRFVMEVEVDGQKFRGAGPNKKVAKASAALAALEKLFSGPNAANNKKKKILPQTKGVVNTAVSAAVQAVRGRGRGALTRGAFVGAAAATGYITPGYGAPYGYSTAAPAYGTYSPVINTLEIMQKLLWQSKCGSPRRNSKRFKLLNHDNNTTFMP; via the exons ATG AGATCGATCCGATCTTTTGCTAACGATGACCGCCACGTAATGGTGAAACATTCAACCATTTATCCATCTCCAGAGGAGCTTGAAGCTGTCCAGAACATGGTCTCAACAGTAGAATGTGCCCTTAAGCATGTCTCTGACTGGATGGATGAAAAGAACAAGTCTGCAAAGAGCGAGGGTGATGTGGAAGCCaaggaggaagctgcagaaggCACTGCCAA GGATCAAGGTGGTCGGACGTTATGTGGCGTTATGAGAATTGGCTTGGTTGCAAAGGGCTTGCTGATCAAAGATGACATGGACCTGGAGCTGGTTCTCATGTgcaaagaaaaacccacaaagacCTTGTTATGTATTGTTAAAGACAATCTCCCAGCTCAAATTCAG AAACTTACAGAAGAGAAGTATCTGGTGGAGGAGCATGTAAATGAGGCAGCTATTGTTATCCATAACACAAAGGAGCCCAAGCTCACTTTGAAGGTGATACTCACATCCCCTCTCATCCGAGATgaagcagagaagaaggaaggag TAGATAATGTTGCGATGAAAGATCCTCCGGACTTATTGGACAGGCAGAAATGCCTGGAGGCCTTGGCGTCTCTGCGGCACGCCAAATGGTTTCAG gcCAGGGCAAATGGACTAAAATCATGTGTAATTGTCCTTCGTATTCTGCGGGATTTGTGCAACAGAGTCCCCACATGGGCACCGTTGAAAGGCTGG CCACTCGAGCTTATATGTGAAAAATCTATAGGTACTTGTAATAGACCTTTGGGTGCTGGGGAAGCGTTGCGACGAGTGATGGAGTGTTTGGCATCTGGAATTCTGCTTCCTG ggggcCCGGGGCTGCACGACCCCTGCGAGCGCGAGCCCACGGACGCTTTGTCTTACATGACAGTTCAGCAAAAAGAAGCCATTACACACAGTGCTCAG CACGCGCTCAGATTATCAGCCTTTGGGCAGATCTATAAAGTTTTGGAAATGGATCCCCTCCCATCAAATAAGTCGTTTCAGAAATACTCCTGGTCAGTAACTGACAAAGAAG GTACAGGCTCATCTGCTCTGAAGAGACCGTTTGAAGACAGTGTTGGGGATGATAAAGATCCAAATAAAAAGATGAAGCGTAATCTGAGGAAAA TACTAGATAGTAAAGCAATAGATCTCATGAATGCTCTGATGAGGCTGAACCAAATCAGGCCAGGGCTTCAGTATAAGCTGCTGTCACAGTCTGGTCCAGTCCATGCCCCAGTCTTCACAATGTCTGTAGATGTTGATGGTACGACTTATGAAGCATCAGGACCTTCTAAGAAAACAGCCAAGCTCCATGTGGCAGTGAAG GTTTTACAAGCAATGGGGTATCCAACAGGTTTTGATGCAGATGTGGAGTGTGTAAGTTCTGATGAAAAATCAGATACTGAAggtaaaaatgaaacaacatcTTCAATCTCAAGCAATAATAATACTGGCAATTCCACAGCTGACACCTCCGCTACCCTAGAG GTAAGAACTCAGGGTCCCATACTCACAGCAAGTGGTAAAAACCCGGTGATGGAGCTCAATGAAAAGAGAAGAGGTCTGAAGTACGAGCTCATCTCCGAAACAGGGGGAAGCCATGACAAGCGCTTTGTGATGGAG GTAGAAGTAGATGGGCAGAAGTTCAGAGGTGCAGGCCCAAACAAGAAAGTAGCAAAAGCAAGTGCTGCATTAGCAGCActtgaaaaactgttttctggGCCTAATGCAGCaaataacaagaaaaagaagattctTCCTCAG ACTAAAGGGGTTGTCAATAcagctgtttctgcagcagtCCAGGCTGTTCGAGGCAGAGGACGAGGTGCTCTAACACGAGGGGCGTTCgttggggcagctgctgctacTGGATACATAACACCAG GCTATGGAGCACCGTACGGATACAGCACAGCGGCACCAGCCTACGGTACGTACAGCCCTGTAATTAACACCTTAGAAATTATGCAGAAACTGTTGTGGCAATCCAAATGTGGCAGTCCAAGGAGAAATTCAAAGAGATTTAAGCTCTTAAACCATGACAACAACACCACTTTTATGCCATAA
- the STRBP gene encoding spermatid perinuclear RNA-binding protein isoform X2, translating into MRSIRSFANDDRHVMVKHSTIYPSPEELEAVQNMVSTVECALKHVSDWMDEKNKSAKSEGDVEAKEEAAEGTAKDQGGRTLCGVMRIGLVAKGLLIKDDMDLELVLMCKEKPTKTLLCIVKDNLPAQIQKLTEEKYLVEEHVNEAAIVIHNTKEPKLTLKVILTSPLIRDEAEKKEGVDNVAMKDPPDLLDRQKCLEALASLRHAKWFQARANGLKSCVIVLRILRDLCNRVPTWAPLKGWPLELICEKSIGTCNRPLGAGEALRRVMECLASGILLPGGPGLHDPCEREPTDALSYMTVQQKEAITHSAQHALRLSAFGQIYKVLEMDPLPSNKSFQKYSWSVTDKEGTGSSALKRPFEDSVGDDKDPNKKMKRNLRKILDSKAIDLMNALMRLNQIRPGLQYKLLSQSGPVHAPVFTMSVDVDGTTYEASGPSKKTAKLHVAVKVLQAMGYPTGFDADVECVSSDEKSDTEGKNETTSSISSNNNTGNSTADTSATLEVRTQGPILTASGKNPVMELNEKRRGLKYELISETGGSHDKRFVMEVEVDGQKFRGAGPNKKVAKASAALAALEKLFSGPNAANNKKKKILPQTKGVVNTAVSAAVQAVRGRGRGALTRGAFVGAAAATGYITPGYGAPYGYSTAAPAYGLPKRMVLLPVMKFPTYPVPHYSFF; encoded by the exons ATG AGATCGATCCGATCTTTTGCTAACGATGACCGCCACGTAATGGTGAAACATTCAACCATTTATCCATCTCCAGAGGAGCTTGAAGCTGTCCAGAACATGGTCTCAACAGTAGAATGTGCCCTTAAGCATGTCTCTGACTGGATGGATGAAAAGAACAAGTCTGCAAAGAGCGAGGGTGATGTGGAAGCCaaggaggaagctgcagaaggCACTGCCAA GGATCAAGGTGGTCGGACGTTATGTGGCGTTATGAGAATTGGCTTGGTTGCAAAGGGCTTGCTGATCAAAGATGACATGGACCTGGAGCTGGTTCTCATGTgcaaagaaaaacccacaaagacCTTGTTATGTATTGTTAAAGACAATCTCCCAGCTCAAATTCAG AAACTTACAGAAGAGAAGTATCTGGTGGAGGAGCATGTAAATGAGGCAGCTATTGTTATCCATAACACAAAGGAGCCCAAGCTCACTTTGAAGGTGATACTCACATCCCCTCTCATCCGAGATgaagcagagaagaaggaaggag TAGATAATGTTGCGATGAAAGATCCTCCGGACTTATTGGACAGGCAGAAATGCCTGGAGGCCTTGGCGTCTCTGCGGCACGCCAAATGGTTTCAG gcCAGGGCAAATGGACTAAAATCATGTGTAATTGTCCTTCGTATTCTGCGGGATTTGTGCAACAGAGTCCCCACATGGGCACCGTTGAAAGGCTGG CCACTCGAGCTTATATGTGAAAAATCTATAGGTACTTGTAATAGACCTTTGGGTGCTGGGGAAGCGTTGCGACGAGTGATGGAGTGTTTGGCATCTGGAATTCTGCTTCCTG ggggcCCGGGGCTGCACGACCCCTGCGAGCGCGAGCCCACGGACGCTTTGTCTTACATGACAGTTCAGCAAAAAGAAGCCATTACACACAGTGCTCAG CACGCGCTCAGATTATCAGCCTTTGGGCAGATCTATAAAGTTTTGGAAATGGATCCCCTCCCATCAAATAAGTCGTTTCAGAAATACTCCTGGTCAGTAACTGACAAAGAAG GTACAGGCTCATCTGCTCTGAAGAGACCGTTTGAAGACAGTGTTGGGGATGATAAAGATCCAAATAAAAAGATGAAGCGTAATCTGAGGAAAA TACTAGATAGTAAAGCAATAGATCTCATGAATGCTCTGATGAGGCTGAACCAAATCAGGCCAGGGCTTCAGTATAAGCTGCTGTCACAGTCTGGTCCAGTCCATGCCCCAGTCTTCACAATGTCTGTAGATGTTGATGGTACGACTTATGAAGCATCAGGACCTTCTAAGAAAACAGCCAAGCTCCATGTGGCAGTGAAG GTTTTACAAGCAATGGGGTATCCAACAGGTTTTGATGCAGATGTGGAGTGTGTAAGTTCTGATGAAAAATCAGATACTGAAggtaaaaatgaaacaacatcTTCAATCTCAAGCAATAATAATACTGGCAATTCCACAGCTGACACCTCCGCTACCCTAGAG GTAAGAACTCAGGGTCCCATACTCACAGCAAGTGGTAAAAACCCGGTGATGGAGCTCAATGAAAAGAGAAGAGGTCTGAAGTACGAGCTCATCTCCGAAACAGGGGGAAGCCATGACAAGCGCTTTGTGATGGAG GTAGAAGTAGATGGGCAGAAGTTCAGAGGTGCAGGCCCAAACAAGAAAGTAGCAAAAGCAAGTGCTGCATTAGCAGCActtgaaaaactgttttctggGCCTAATGCAGCaaataacaagaaaaagaagattctTCCTCAG ACTAAAGGGGTTGTCAATAcagctgtttctgcagcagtCCAGGCTGTTCGAGGCAGAGGACGAGGTGCTCTAACACGAGGGGCGTTCgttggggcagctgctgctacTGGATACATAACACCAG GCTATGGAGCACCGTACGGATACAGCACAGCGGCACCAGCCTACG GTTTACCCAAGAGAATGGTTCTGTTACCAGTTATGAAATTCCCAACTTACCCCGTTCCCCACTACTCATTCTTTTAG
- the STRBP gene encoding spermatid perinuclear RNA-binding protein isoform X3 has protein sequence MRSIRSFANDDRHVMVKHSTIYPSPEELEAVQNMVSTVECALKHVSDWMDEKNKSAKSEGDVEAKEEAAEGTAKDQGGRTLCGVMRIGLVAKGLLIKDDMDLELVLMCKEKPTKTLLCIVKDNLPAQIQKLTEEKYLVEEHVNEAAIVIHNTKEPKLTLKVILTSPLIRDEAEKKEGDNVAMKDPPDLLDRQKCLEALASLRHAKWFQARANGLKSCVIVLRILRDLCNRVPTWAPLKGWPLELICEKSIGTCNRPLGAGEALRRVMECLASGILLPGGPGLHDPCEREPTDALSYMTVQQKEAITHSAQHALRLSAFGQIYKVLEMDPLPSNKSFQKYSWSVTDKEGTGSSALKRPFEDSVGDDKDPNKKMKRNLRKILDSKAIDLMNALMRLNQIRPGLQYKLLSQSGPVHAPVFTMSVDVDGTTYEASGPSKKTAKLHVAVKVLQAMGYPTGFDADVECVSSDEKSDTEGKNETTSSISSNNNTGNSTADTSATLEVRTQGPILTASGKNPVMELNEKRRGLKYELISETGGSHDKRFVMEVEVDGQKFRGAGPNKKVAKASAALAALEKLFSGPNAANNKKKKILPQTKGVVNTAVSAAVQAVRGRGRGALTRGAFVGAAAATGYITPGYGAPYGYSTAAPAYGLPKRMVLLPVMKFPTYPVPHYSFF, from the exons ATG AGATCGATCCGATCTTTTGCTAACGATGACCGCCACGTAATGGTGAAACATTCAACCATTTATCCATCTCCAGAGGAGCTTGAAGCTGTCCAGAACATGGTCTCAACAGTAGAATGTGCCCTTAAGCATGTCTCTGACTGGATGGATGAAAAGAACAAGTCTGCAAAGAGCGAGGGTGATGTGGAAGCCaaggaggaagctgcagaaggCACTGCCAA GGATCAAGGTGGTCGGACGTTATGTGGCGTTATGAGAATTGGCTTGGTTGCAAAGGGCTTGCTGATCAAAGATGACATGGACCTGGAGCTGGTTCTCATGTgcaaagaaaaacccacaaagacCTTGTTATGTATTGTTAAAGACAATCTCCCAGCTCAAATTCAG AAACTTACAGAAGAGAAGTATCTGGTGGAGGAGCATGTAAATGAGGCAGCTATTGTTATCCATAACACAAAGGAGCCCAAGCTCACTTTGAAGGTGATACTCACATCCCCTCTCATCCGAGATgaagcagagaagaaggaaggag ATAATGTTGCGATGAAAGATCCTCCGGACTTATTGGACAGGCAGAAATGCCTGGAGGCCTTGGCGTCTCTGCGGCACGCCAAATGGTTTCAG gcCAGGGCAAATGGACTAAAATCATGTGTAATTGTCCTTCGTATTCTGCGGGATTTGTGCAACAGAGTCCCCACATGGGCACCGTTGAAAGGCTGG CCACTCGAGCTTATATGTGAAAAATCTATAGGTACTTGTAATAGACCTTTGGGTGCTGGGGAAGCGTTGCGACGAGTGATGGAGTGTTTGGCATCTGGAATTCTGCTTCCTG ggggcCCGGGGCTGCACGACCCCTGCGAGCGCGAGCCCACGGACGCTTTGTCTTACATGACAGTTCAGCAAAAAGAAGCCATTACACACAGTGCTCAG CACGCGCTCAGATTATCAGCCTTTGGGCAGATCTATAAAGTTTTGGAAATGGATCCCCTCCCATCAAATAAGTCGTTTCAGAAATACTCCTGGTCAGTAACTGACAAAGAAG GTACAGGCTCATCTGCTCTGAAGAGACCGTTTGAAGACAGTGTTGGGGATGATAAAGATCCAAATAAAAAGATGAAGCGTAATCTGAGGAAAA TACTAGATAGTAAAGCAATAGATCTCATGAATGCTCTGATGAGGCTGAACCAAATCAGGCCAGGGCTTCAGTATAAGCTGCTGTCACAGTCTGGTCCAGTCCATGCCCCAGTCTTCACAATGTCTGTAGATGTTGATGGTACGACTTATGAAGCATCAGGACCTTCTAAGAAAACAGCCAAGCTCCATGTGGCAGTGAAG GTTTTACAAGCAATGGGGTATCCAACAGGTTTTGATGCAGATGTGGAGTGTGTAAGTTCTGATGAAAAATCAGATACTGAAggtaaaaatgaaacaacatcTTCAATCTCAAGCAATAATAATACTGGCAATTCCACAGCTGACACCTCCGCTACCCTAGAG GTAAGAACTCAGGGTCCCATACTCACAGCAAGTGGTAAAAACCCGGTGATGGAGCTCAATGAAAAGAGAAGAGGTCTGAAGTACGAGCTCATCTCCGAAACAGGGGGAAGCCATGACAAGCGCTTTGTGATGGAG GTAGAAGTAGATGGGCAGAAGTTCAGAGGTGCAGGCCCAAACAAGAAAGTAGCAAAAGCAAGTGCTGCATTAGCAGCActtgaaaaactgttttctggGCCTAATGCAGCaaataacaagaaaaagaagattctTCCTCAG ACTAAAGGGGTTGTCAATAcagctgtttctgcagcagtCCAGGCTGTTCGAGGCAGAGGACGAGGTGCTCTAACACGAGGGGCGTTCgttggggcagctgctgctacTGGATACATAACACCAG GCTATGGAGCACCGTACGGATACAGCACAGCGGCACCAGCCTACG GTTTACCCAAGAGAATGGTTCTGTTACCAGTTATGAAATTCCCAACTTACCCCGTTCCCCACTACTCATTCTTTTAG